A genomic window from Ascaphus truei isolate aAscTru1 chromosome 1, aAscTru1.hap1, whole genome shotgun sequence includes:
- the MBOAT4 gene encoding membrane-bound ghrelin O-acyltransferase MBOAT4 has translation MDYIQVTFHPVALYQLAAFPCAILYSYLCSFGHLPITPRYMYLLAGGLILACASMGPYAILLFIPALGSIVLFHTVSWQSVHRWAFLLQMAWQTGCHLWLLYKEYYVQETISTRLSIMISSLMLLTQRVTSLALDIHERKVKIIPVNSVMNGFHPQQACNALVFLSYLLFFPALLGGPVCSFINFQQQVNTCDVRNASQSTWLMTRGCICAFCLQVLRGLVSGGFIFHCTLMDCSQLSCIYIMWTTALLFKLTYYSHWLLDETLFYAAGFVLDCGQGVELRAKFSDTDIWTLETTHSIAVFARTWNKSTAKWLRRLIFQQCKTQPLLMTFAFSAWWHGLHPGQMFGFLCWAVMVEADYRIHLYLNVGQRNWYSRFIYKAFTWVQTQLIIAFIMMAIEMRSFSMVWALCSSYSTLFPLVYCVSMIFLIKRK, from the exons ATATATGTATCTCCTAGCTGGAGGGCTTATTTTAGCATGTGCTTCTATGGGACCATATGCAATACTCCTCTTCATCCCAGCCCTTGGCTCCATCGTACTGTTTCACACAGTCAGCTGGCAGTCTGTTCACAGGTGGGCTTTCCTTTTGCAGATGGCCTGGCAGACTGGTTGCCACTTGTGGCTACTTTACAAAGAATACTACGTACAAGAAACCATCAGTACAAG GTTGTCCATCATGATTTCATCTCTCATGCTATTGACCCAGAGGGTAACATCACTTGCTTTGGATATTCACGAAAGGAAAGTCAAAATAATACCAGTAAATAGTGTGATGAATGGTTTCCATCCTCAGCAAGCATGCAATGCTCTGGTCTTCCTCTCCTACTTGCTCTTTTTTCCTGCACTGCTGGGAGGTCCAGTGTGCTCTTTCATAAACTTTCAGCAGCAAGTCAATACGTGTGATGTACGCAACGCTTCACAGTCCACCTGGCTGATGACCAGAGGCTGCATCTGTGCCTTTTGCTTGCAAGTGCTAAGAGGTTTGGTGTCTGGGGGCTTCATCTTCCATTGCACTCTCATGGACTGTAGTCAATTAAGCTGTATATACATCATGTGGACCACAGCCCTGCTGTTTAAACTGACATACTACTCCCACTGGCTGCTTGATGAAACCCTCTTTTACGCTGCAGGCTTTGTGCTGGACTGTGGCCAAGGAGTTGAGTTGCGAGCAAAGTTTTCTGACACAGATATCTGGACCCTGGAAACAACTCACTCTATCGCGGTGTTTGCCAGGACATGGAACAAAAGTACTGCAAAGTGGCTGAGAAGACTCATATTCCAACAGTGCAAAACCCAACCTTTACTAATGACTTTTGCCTTCTCAGCTTGGTGGCATGGACTCCATCCTGGTCAGATGTTTGGTTTCCTGTGCTGGGCTGTGATGGTGGAGGCTGATTACAGGATACATCTGTATTTAAATGTGGGTCAAAGAAACTGGTACAGCAGATTTATTTACAAAGCCTTTACCTGGGTTCAGACCCAGTTAATCATTGCATTTATTATGATGGCTATTGAAATGAGAAGCTTTTCTATGGTATGGGCCCTATGCTCCTCTTACAGTACTTTATTTCCTCTTGTGTACTGTGTATCGATGATTTTCTTGATTAAAAGGAAATAA